A DNA window from Allokutzneria albata contains the following coding sequences:
- a CDS encoding vWA domain-containing protein, giving the protein MTQGSLDEEKLFAARLHAVRCRPYLATALFALHTVESRRVPTMAVDRHWRCYVSPVFVDRTPLEELAGVWVHEVSHLLRDHHGRSDRFAAAHELTGPGERLRMNIAADCEINDDVFGEGLARPKGAVDPALLRLPEGQLMEDYLRQFRLGQHTDEYAWLDCGSGADGLDREWDLGADGAHGLTEQERDAVRFRVAQGITARPGDVPQGWRRWAEEAFQPPQPWRELLGAAVRTAVSAPGVGEDYTYGRPSRRSAGLPGVIMPSLRRRPPRVCVIVDTSASVSDAELGSAIVEIAAIVRAVGGRRDLVSVLSCDAAAHVTHPLCRTEGITLVGGGGTDLRTGFATALRTGLRPDVIVALTDGQTPWPHARPPCRTVVGLFPRQRPSGEDNPDYDPGTPPPWARVVTVG; this is encoded by the coding sequence ATGACGCAGGGGAGCCTCGACGAGGAGAAGCTGTTCGCCGCCCGGTTGCACGCGGTCCGGTGCCGTCCGTACTTGGCGACGGCGTTGTTCGCCTTGCACACCGTGGAATCGCGGCGAGTGCCGACGATGGCCGTGGACCGGCACTGGCGTTGCTACGTCTCACCGGTGTTCGTGGACCGCACCCCGTTGGAGGAGCTGGCCGGCGTCTGGGTGCACGAGGTTTCCCACCTGCTGCGCGACCACCACGGGCGCAGCGACCGGTTCGCGGCGGCGCACGAGCTGACCGGTCCGGGGGAGCGGTTGCGGATGAACATCGCCGCGGACTGCGAGATCAACGACGACGTCTTCGGCGAGGGGCTGGCACGGCCCAAGGGGGCCGTCGACCCGGCGCTGCTCAGGTTGCCCGAGGGGCAGCTGATGGAGGACTACCTGCGTCAGTTCCGGCTCGGGCAGCACACCGACGAGTACGCCTGGCTGGACTGCGGAAGCGGGGCCGACGGGCTGGACCGGGAGTGGGATCTCGGAGCAGACGGCGCGCACGGGCTCACCGAACAGGAACGGGATGCCGTCCGGTTCCGGGTGGCACAGGGCATCACTGCGCGTCCTGGTGACGTCCCGCAGGGTTGGCGGCGGTGGGCGGAGGAGGCGTTCCAGCCGCCCCAGCCGTGGCGGGAACTGTTGGGGGCGGCGGTCCGCACGGCGGTTTCCGCCCCCGGGGTCGGGGAGGACTACACCTACGGACGCCCTTCGCGCAGGTCGGCCGGTCTGCCCGGGGTGATCATGCCGAGCCTGCGGCGCAGGCCGCCTCGCGTCTGCGTGATCGTCGACACCTCCGCATCGGTGAGCGACGCCGAGCTGGGAAGCGCCATCGTCGAGATCGCCGCGATCGTCCGCGCGGTCGGCGGGCGACGTGATCTCGTCTCGGTGCTGTCGTGCGACGCCGCCGCCCACGTCACGCATCCGCTGTGCCGCACCGAGGGGATCACCTTGGTGGGTGGTGGCGGCACGGACCTGCGCACCGGCTTCGCCACGGCCCTGCGCACCGGCCTCCGCCCCGACGTGATCGTCGCCCTGACCGACGGACAGACACCCTGGCCGCACGCGAGGCCGCCCTGCCGGACGGTTGTGGGCCTGTTCCCCCGGCAGCGCCCATCGGGTGAGGACAACCCCGACTACGATCCCGGCACACCGCCACCGTGGGCGCGGGTGGTCACCGTGGGCTGA
- a CDS encoding AAA family ATPase encodes MPLATAVPHVRPLDVAADLLALLNDSTTEPRADTQLEALTLAVSADLPVLLWGEPGIGKTAALDQLAAALELPLTTVIASVHEPSDFSGLPVVGDDPAEQGVPMAPPDWAVRLVRAGEGLLFLDELSTAPPAVQAALLRVVLERRVGALTLPPGVRIVAAANPRSSAADGWELSPPLANRFVHLQWSYDHEVVVRGLGGTWPKAVLPKLAPGKLPEAVAFARRAVCELLAARPGLVHRLPKNEARRGGAWPSPRSWEMTLRLVAFATAADASREVLSMLVRGAVGDGPGLELLAGLDRMDLPDPEVLLANPAAAVLPERGDLRQTVLDGVVEAVRKRPEQSRWDAAWSLLVQALETGAPDLVVVPASTLAALRREDWRVPAAIERLAGAVSLSQRADRLAGARR; translated from the coding sequence GTGCCTCTTGCCACCGCTGTGCCCCATGTCCGGCCGCTGGACGTCGCCGCCGACCTGCTTGCCCTGCTGAACGATTCGACCACCGAGCCGCGCGCCGACACCCAGTTGGAAGCCCTGACGCTGGCCGTGTCCGCGGACCTGCCGGTGCTGCTGTGGGGTGAACCGGGGATCGGCAAGACCGCGGCCCTCGACCAGCTCGCCGCCGCGCTCGAACTGCCGCTGACCACGGTGATCGCGAGCGTGCACGAGCCGTCGGATTTCTCCGGCCTGCCAGTGGTCGGTGACGATCCGGCCGAGCAAGGTGTTCCGATGGCTCCGCCGGATTGGGCTGTGCGCCTGGTCCGGGCGGGCGAAGGATTGTTGTTCCTGGACGAGCTGTCCACCGCGCCGCCTGCCGTTCAGGCCGCGCTGCTGCGCGTCGTGCTGGAGCGGCGGGTCGGTGCGTTGACGCTTCCGCCGGGTGTCCGGATCGTGGCCGCGGCCAACCCGCGTTCCTCCGCGGCTGATGGTTGGGAGCTGAGTCCACCGCTGGCCAACCGGTTCGTCCATCTGCAGTGGAGCTACGACCACGAGGTCGTGGTGCGCGGGCTGGGTGGGACGTGGCCGAAGGCGGTGTTGCCGAAGCTCGCACCGGGGAAGCTGCCGGAAGCCGTGGCGTTCGCGCGCCGGGCCGTGTGCGAACTCCTGGCCGCCCGTCCCGGGCTCGTGCATCGACTGCCGAAGAACGAAGCGCGTCGCGGCGGTGCGTGGCCTTCGCCGCGCAGTTGGGAGATGACGCTGCGCCTGGTTGCTTTCGCCACCGCCGCAGACGCTTCCCGGGAGGTGCTGTCGATGCTGGTGCGCGGTGCTGTGGGGGACGGGCCGGGGTTGGAGTTGCTGGCCGGTCTGGATCGGATGGACCTGCCGGATCCCGAGGTGCTGCTGGCGAATCCGGCGGCGGCGGTCCTGCCCGAGCGCGGCGATCTGCGCCAGACGGTGCTCGACGGCGTGGTGGAGGCGGTGCGCAAGCGACCGGAGCAGTCCCGCTGGGACGCGGCGTGGTCATTGCTGGTTCAGGCCCTGGAAACAGGGGCACCGGACCTGGTGGTGGTACCGGCGTCGACGCTCGCCGCGCTGCGCCGCGAGGACTGGCGGGTTCCGGCGGCGATCGAGCGGTTGGCGGGAGCGGTGTCGCTGTCGCAGCGAGCGGACCGACTTGCGGGTGCCCGCCGATGA